One Cryobacterium psychrophilum DNA segment encodes these proteins:
- a CDS encoding spermidine synthase, translated as MSKGEQEHPSAVLKLSGHLAVIEPDRFTPGSFQLVVDGTPQSHVNLEHPDELFFEYIQRIGHVIDLLGDPHEPITAVHLGAGALTLPRYVEATRPGSRQQVVEIESDLIDLVRAELPWDKRAQLRVRHGDAREVLGKLPAGLRGTVDLVVIDIFSGARTPKHVTSKEFFALTSPLLSQRGVVAVNVADGPGLAFARGQAATLSAVYEHVIGFAETQVLKGRRFGNIVFIAAHTPIDLNWIPRLLASGPHPAKVIEGAELAQFMAGSLVATDDTSTQSPLPGRTVFQIGH; from the coding sequence ATGAGTAAGGGCGAGCAGGAGCATCCGTCGGCCGTCTTGAAGTTGAGCGGGCACCTGGCCGTGATCGAACCCGACCGGTTCACCCCCGGCAGTTTTCAGCTGGTGGTGGATGGTACGCCGCAGTCCCATGTGAACCTGGAGCATCCCGACGAGTTGTTCTTTGAATACATTCAGCGCATCGGACACGTGATCGACCTGCTCGGCGACCCGCATGAGCCGATCACGGCCGTGCACCTCGGCGCGGGGGCGCTCACCCTCCCCCGCTACGTGGAGGCGACCCGGCCCGGGTCCCGCCAGCAGGTGGTGGAGATCGAAAGCGACCTGATCGACCTCGTGCGCGCCGAGCTGCCGTGGGACAAGCGCGCGCAGCTGCGGGTGCGGCACGGAGACGCCCGCGAGGTGCTCGGCAAGCTGCCGGCCGGCCTGCGCGGCACGGTCGACCTTGTGGTCATCGATATTTTCTCCGGGGCACGCACTCCCAAGCACGTGACCAGCAAGGAGTTCTTCGCCCTCACCTCTCCCCTGCTGTCCCAGCGTGGCGTGGTTGCCGTGAACGTAGCTGACGGACCGGGCCTCGCGTTCGCTCGCGGGCAGGCCGCGACGCTCTCCGCCGTGTACGAGCATGTGATCGGCTTCGCCGAGACGCAGGTGCTCAAGGGGCGCCGCTTCGGCAACATCGTGTTCATCGCGGCGCACACGCCCATCGACCTCAACTGGATTCCGCGCCTGCTCGCCAGCGGCCCGCACCCCGCCAAGGTGATCGAGGGCGCGGAGCTGGCCCAGTTCATGGCCGGTTCGCTCGTGGCCACGGACGACACCTCCACGCAGTCCCCGCTGCCGGGACGCACGGTCTTTCAGATCGGCCACTAG
- a CDS encoding PQQ-dependent sugar dehydrogenase encodes MSIRPRLAGSLALAAVLALTACSGDNRVTPTTSTPGSESSPALTSTAPVRPVGEPVAIASGLNAPWSILRLPDGGTLISERDTTLVRELLDDGTLRDVGSVTDARASGEGGLLGLAFLPGDDWVYAYFTTATDNRIDRMPLLGDAGSYGLGAAETVLSGLPTASNHNGGRIAFGPDRLLYATVGDAGTPGRAQDLDSLGGKILRMSPTGAVPPDNPFNTLVYSYGHRNPQGIAWDSRGRLWASEFGQNTWDELNLIEPGNNYGWPEAEGRGGNPDYVDPVQQWATSDASPSGIAIVGDTLFMASLRGERLWSVDVSPGVDSTTVTPAAWFVHDYGRLRDVASGPGGTLWFMTNNTDGRGRPSPGDDRLLEVRLERATDG; translated from the coding sequence ATGAGCATCCGTCCTCGCCTGGCTGGCAGCCTCGCCCTCGCGGCTGTCCTGGCCCTCACGGCCTGCTCCGGCGATAACCGCGTCACGCCGACCACATCGACTCCGGGGTCTGAGAGCTCGCCGGCGCTCACCTCCACCGCACCGGTGCGGCCCGTGGGTGAGCCGGTCGCGATCGCGAGCGGGCTGAACGCGCCCTGGTCGATCCTGCGCCTGCCCGACGGTGGCACGCTCATCAGCGAGCGCGACACCACGCTCGTGCGCGAGCTGCTGGACGACGGCACGTTGCGCGACGTCGGTTCCGTCACCGACGCGCGTGCCTCCGGTGAGGGCGGCCTGCTGGGCCTGGCCTTCCTGCCCGGTGACGACTGGGTCTACGCGTATTTCACGACCGCCACCGACAACCGAATCGACCGGATGCCGCTGCTCGGCGACGCGGGCAGCTACGGCCTCGGCGCGGCCGAGACCGTTCTGTCGGGGCTGCCCACGGCATCGAACCACAACGGAGGGCGCATCGCCTTCGGTCCCGACAGGCTGCTCTACGCCACCGTCGGCGACGCCGGCACCCCTGGCCGGGCGCAGGACCTCGATTCGCTCGGCGGAAAGATCCTGCGCATGTCGCCCACCGGCGCGGTGCCGCCCGACAACCCCTTCAACACGCTCGTGTATTCGTACGGCCACCGCAACCCCCAAGGCATCGCGTGGGACTCGCGCGGTCGCCTGTGGGCGAGCGAGTTCGGCCAGAACACCTGGGACGAACTCAACCTGATCGAGCCCGGCAACAACTACGGCTGGCCGGAGGCGGAGGGGCGCGGCGGCAACCCGGACTACGTGGATCCGGTTCAGCAGTGGGCGACCTCCGACGCGAGCCCAAGCGGAATCGCGATCGTGGGCGACACCCTGTTCATGGCCAGCCTGCGCGGCGAGCGCCTGTGGAGTGTCGACGTCTCCCCCGGCGTCGACTCCACCACAGTGACCCCCGCCGCCTGGTTTGTGCACGACTACGGTCGCCTGCGCGATGTGGCGTCGGGCCCCGGTGGCACACTGTGGTTCATGACGAACAACACGGATGGCCGGGGTCGCCCCTCCCCCGGCGATGACCGGCTTCTCGAAGTGCGCCTGGAGCGCGCGACGGATGGCTGA
- a CDS encoding SprT-like domain-containing protein, giving the protein MADLDRVHHWAHALIALHLDPSWSFAFDNAKKRAGLCNFTHKRITVSRYLAARYDDDDVHQILLHEVAHALAGPRAGHGPRWRVVAQNLGYDGKRTHDGEIADELAPWVGTCPAGHAHYRYRKPTRALACGLCGRGYRAENVITWGHRHITAATRRRAAASAGL; this is encoded by the coding sequence ATGGCTGATCTCGACCGGGTGCACCACTGGGCCCACGCGCTCATTGCTCTGCACCTCGACCCGAGCTGGTCGTTTGCGTTCGACAACGCCAAGAAGCGTGCGGGGCTGTGCAACTTCACGCACAAACGCATCACCGTGTCACGGTACCTGGCCGCCCGGTATGACGACGACGACGTGCACCAGATCCTGTTGCACGAAGTGGCCCACGCCCTCGCCGGACCGCGTGCCGGTCACGGCCCCAGGTGGCGGGTGGTGGCGCAGAACCTCGGCTACGACGGCAAGCGCACCCACGATGGCGAGATAGCCGATGAACTCGCCCCGTGGGTAGGAACCTGCCCGGCCGGTCACGCGCACTACCGGTACCGAAAGCCCACCAGGGCCCTCGCCTGTGGCCTGTGCGGCCGCGGATACCGCGCCGAGAATGTGATCACGTGGGGGCATCGGCACATCACGGCGGCAACGCGGCGGCGGGCGGCGGCATCCGCTGGTCTCTAG
- a CDS encoding RidA family protein, which translates to MTVTRINTASVHRNVAFAQGTLVDPGRRLMFIGGQNGVDIQGAIVGPDTLSQARQALRNLLAVLAEVGATQENVAKLTVHLTENADLSQMFAAAETEWGQHPTAITVLRVAGLANPEFLVEIDAVAAL; encoded by the coding sequence ATGACCGTCACGAGAATCAACACCGCGTCTGTGCACCGCAATGTGGCCTTCGCACAGGGAACCCTCGTGGATCCGGGCCGACGCCTCATGTTTATTGGCGGCCAGAATGGCGTAGACATCCAGGGGGCCATCGTGGGCCCTGACACTCTCAGCCAGGCCCGCCAGGCCTTGCGCAATCTCTTGGCCGTGCTCGCTGAGGTGGGCGCGACCCAGGAGAACGTGGCCAAGCTCACGGTGCACCTCACCGAGAACGCCGACCTGAGTCAAATGTTCGCAGCGGCGGAAACGGAGTGGGGCCAGCACCCCACCGCCATCACGGTGCTGCGCGTGGCCGGTCTCGCCAACCCCGAGTTTCTGGTGGAGATCGACGCCGTCGCCGCGCTGTAG
- a CDS encoding 2-phosphosulfolactate phosphatase: protein MTHAPAQQKYQVRFDWGQAGFQALEPFVDVVVVVDVLPEADAAAPVVPAASDTQVITAGFGNRTAVAEWIVARQSEKGDRFGVAVIAAGGLRADGTVRFAVEDLLASGAVIDALIGLGIDHCSPEAAAASAAFVGLKQAARHLVSASESGQALVALGRDAEVRLAARLDNSHDVAALRR, encoded by the coding sequence ATGACCCACGCCCCCGCACAGCAGAAGTACCAGGTTCGTTTCGATTGGGGCCAGGCCGGTTTTCAGGCGCTCGAGCCGTTCGTGGATGTGGTCGTCGTCGTCGACGTGCTGCCCGAAGCGGATGCCGCCGCGCCCGTCGTGCCCGCGGCCAGTGACACGCAGGTGATCACCGCCGGGTTCGGCAATCGCACGGCCGTGGCCGAGTGGATCGTTGCCCGGCAGTCCGAGAAGGGCGACCGGTTCGGGGTGGCCGTCATCGCCGCCGGGGGTCTGCGCGCCGACGGCACGGTGCGCTTCGCGGTGGAAGACCTCCTGGCCTCCGGCGCGGTGATCGATGCGCTCATCGGTCTCGGAATCGACCACTGCTCGCCCGAGGCGGCCGCGGCATCCGCGGCTTTCGTGGGGCTCAAGCAGGCCGCGCGGCACTTGGTGAGCGCCTCGGAGAGCGGCCAGGCGCTCGTGGCGCTCGGCCGCGACGCCGAGGTGCGCCTCGCCGCCCGGCTCGACAACAGCCACGACGTGGCCGCGCTCCGCCGCTAG